AAACTATTGAAAAATAGGATATATTTATTTAAAAAGAACAACATAAGAAAAATTATGAAAACCGCACTAAAACTAATCTTTGCTATAATAGTTGTAATTATTATAGTATTAGCTGGTTTAACTGTGACATCAAATGCATTAGTAATAGCTACTGATACAACCGAAGGAACTCCTGGTGTTGATATGGCAGCTGTTTGGACTTTATCTGATGGTTTTGAATGGATTTATCCTGGAAGTTCTCTTAATGCAGAAGGACAAACATTACATAACATCTATTTAGATGATCCTGACAGGCCTTATGACGCAGCAGCGGATATAATGGAATATACTTATAATATACGACCAAATGTTGTTGTAACCGTAAACAATGCAGCTGCAGAAAAGATATTTGGTGGAGATATTGTTTCAGATATTCGTGAATATGATTGGGGTCAAGGATATGACCGTGGTGTTGCAGTAGAACAAGCTATGGGAGATTTTAATATTAACTACTTAGCAATCCCAGAATGTATATTAACTGGAGATATTGCATTCCATTTTATTTAAAAATTTTTAATTTTACTTCTTTTTTATCTTTTAAAAAAAAAATAGCAACTTTTATTTAAAGATTAAAAGCTGCCCAATATGATAATACAAGACCAACAATTGAAAGTACTAATTGTATATAACCATGCTTTTTGATTTCTCTATCGCTAGACTGAAGCATGTAAAATGGTAGAAACAATCCAAAAAAGCCAATAAAGCTTATATGAGAATGTGAAAGGAGCAACTTAATAACAAGACCTCCCCATGCAAGAGCAATGGTTATAACATAAGAAAGTATAATAATATTTCTTTTTTGCCTGTCGTTTAAAGGCATTACAACATCAAACTGAGGAGTTTCCACTCCTTCTATAAGAGATGTTCCACATTTTGCACAAAAATTAAAGGAATCATCATTCTCATAACCACATTTAGTACATATTCTTGTCATATTAATCTTATTTTATATAGTTTATATTATCTGGAACTTCACGTTCAGGTGATTCAATTTGCACATCTGCTTCATATCCCATTAAAATAGCAGATACAGGTTTGAAACCTTCAGGAAGTTCTAATTTATCCAAATAACTTTCAGTTAAAGTTTGGATTGGAGAAATTGCATAACAAGTTCCTAATCCTAAATCAGTAGCTGCTAAAATCATTGTAGTTGCTGAACATGCAACATTGATTTGTGTAAAAGGAGTTTCAGGAGCAGATAAAACAATAACAGTTGGAGCACCATATAAAGGTTCATATCCTTCCATAGAAGCTCTTTCTTTCATAAAACCTTCACTAGCCAACATCATTTCTTTGGTTTTATCATTAATTTCTTTTAAGAGATCTTTATCCTGAATTACAGTTACATAGTAAGGACCTGCATTTGGAGCTTTATTTGCAACACTTAATACTTTTTGAAGCTCATCATCACTTATCTGTTCATCTTTATATCCTCTAATACTTGACCTTTTTTCAATTGCATCAAATGTTTCCATAATTATTACCTCGATTTTATAATAAGATTTAGGTTTATATAAAGTTCACTGATTTTCTAAAACCATAACCACTTCCATAAATCTTTCACCAGTGAAATCTTCATTAATAACTGTATCAACAAATTTAAAGCCTAATTTTTCAAGTACTCTTTTTGATTGAAAATTATCATTTCTAAAGGTTGCATATATCTTTTCAAGCTTTAAATCATCAAAACCATGTTTCAATAATTCAATTGAAGCTTCAACAACTAATCCTTCACCCCAAAATGGTTCTCCAATCCAGTATCCAAGCTCTCCACAGCCATCACCCCAGTAATGATTTCCATCAGGATGAATTAAAAGACCAATAGAACCAATAGCTTCACAATTTTTTGTTATTGCATAAGTCTCATTTTTAGCAAAAACAGTATTGATAATTTCCAAACTATCTTCAACACTTTTATGTGGAGGCCATCCCGCTATTGGACCAATTTTAGGATTTTGAGCATATTTATATAAATTTTCAGCATCCTCTTCCTCCCAAGGCCTTAAAACTAATCTTTCTGTTTTGATTATCATCAATTATCAAATATATTAATTTAAGTTATAAATAGCTATTTCAAAAGTTTGCTGATTCAATGCACAAAAATTACAGATTACAACATCTAAAAATTTGGATATTAACATATAAGTTGTTAAAATAATAATTTCACAATTAAAGATTATAACTTCATTAGTTATAGTTATTTTCAAATTTAAAGAGTCAATTTTGGATAAACTTGATTTATCAATCTTAAAAAGTCGTGAAGCCTTTAAAATTTCTATAAAAACAATTTGATTTTCATTATCAAAAATCAAAGAAATATTGGGATTTAAATTAAAATTTCTTTTAAAAATCCAATATTTAGTGTTAAAAATAATTAATACATCAGAAAATTCATCATAATCTAATTTAAACCTCATAAAATTAAATTAAAATGAAATAGAAGATATAATTTCCCTTATAAGAGAAATAAATATTTTAACTAAATAACAACATTTAATTAATTTAATAACAATATTTTGAATTATGAAAATTAAAGATGGAATTGTTGGATTTGTTGTAGGTGATGCATTAGGAGTCCCTGTAGAATTTGAATCCAGAAATAAACTTAAAGATTCACCAGTTACAGAAATGATTGGATATGGTACCTATCATCAACCAAAAGGAACTTTTTCAGATGATTCCTCAATGATATTGGCTACAATGGACAGCATTATAAAAAAGGGACATATTGATTATGAAGATATAATGGATTGTTTTAGTGAATGGTGTTATAATGGAAAATACACACCATTTGGAGAAACTTTCGATATTGGAATTACAACAAGAAAAGCAATAGCAAATTACACCAAAAATCCACCCCTAGAATGTGGAGAAAAAGATTTTAGAGATAATGGAAATGGATCTCTAATGAGAATTCTTCCAATAGCTTTTATGGATGTGAATAAAGAAACAATCAAAGAAATGTCCTCATTAACCCATGCACATGATATTTCTAAAACAGCTTGTGTTTACTACTGCTATTTAGTGAGAACCATTTTAGAAAATAGTGAAAAAACACTAAAGGAAAACATTCAGCTTACTAACAGTAAAATGAAAGAAATGTATAAAGATGATGATATTTTAAATATATTTGATAGTATTATAGATGAAAATATCTTTGATTTTTCTGAAGAAGATATTAAAAGCACAGGATATGTAGTTGATACATTAGAAGCAGTTATCTATTGTTTGCTAAATAATGACAACTATAAAGACACAGTGCTAGCTGCAGTAAATCTTGGAGGAGACACAGATACAATAGCTGCAATAGCTGGCGGAGTTGCAGGAATATACTATGGGTATGATTCAATACCAAAAGAATGGATTGATAGTATAACAAAAATCGACTATGTACTTGAGTTATGCGAGGAATTTGAAAAAGTGATTAAATGAATGTTGAAAAAACCATTGAAAATATCAGAGAAAAATGTGATAGCTATATCGACCCTGAACTCTTAGTTACAGCTATCAGCGATGATTATTATATGGGATCTAATGAGAATATAGGTGTTAAAAACCTGGAATTTGAAAATATCTTCATTAACCTTGGACTTTTAACTTTTGCACCAATAATCAATGAATGTGACATATATTCCTTTAAAGATAGCACTGTTAAGTTATCAACTGAAGAATTCAACAGCTATGAAGAGATAAAAGATGAATACTTTGGCATTTTAGTTAAAAAGAACAGCTGTGAATATATCATAGGAACCTGTGATGTTTGTGGCTGTAAAGTTGATTCGAAATTCACTCCACTTAATACAGATGGAGAATTATATAAAGAATTAGAAAAATTAGTTAATGAAGTTATAATTAAATGAATAGATGTACCTGTAAAAATAGAATAAACCTAAAATATAATTAATCTTTAATTAAAACAAAAACAAACACAATAATTTTAGATAGTTAATCAATAGCTATTAAAATTATTAACTCTTTTTTTAATTTAAATAAATGAAATCTAAATAGTAAAAAAATAAAAAAATAGAAAAAACCAACTTAGTTGTGAGTTGGTTTTGAAATAGATGAAGATACAGTATCAGAAACTTTATTTTTTAAAGCACTCATTTTTGAAAGTAAATTGTCTTTCTCAGTACTGTTAATAAGAATATTTTCTAAAACATCACTTAAAGTTTCAGTCGGAATGATTTCAATCATATCTTCATATTTTTTCTCAATCATTACATCTTTTAAGTTGGATTTAGGAATTAATACCTTTTTCAAACCTGATTCAGCAGCAGCTTCAATTTTAGCAGTTGCACCACCAATAGGCATTACATCTCCACGAACATTTAATGAACCAGTTAAAGCAACAGTTTGATCAATAGGAATATCCTCAACAGCTGAAAT
This window of the Methanobrevibacter woesei genome carries:
- a CDS encoding nitroreductase family protein, which produces METFDAIEKRSSIRGYKDEQISDDELQKVLSVANKAPNAGPYYVTVIQDKDLLKEINDKTKEMMLASEGFMKERASMEGYEPLYGAPTVIVLSAPETPFTQINVACSATTMILAATDLGLGTCYAISPIQTLTESYLDKLELPEGFKPVSAILMGYEADVQIESPEREVPDNINYIK
- a CDS encoding zinc ribbon domain-containing protein — encoded protein: MTRICTKCGYENDDSFNFCAKCGTSLIEGVETPQFDVVMPLNDRQKRNIIILSYVITIALAWGGLVIKLLLSHSHISFIGFFGLFLPFYMLQSSDREIKKHGYIQLVLSIVGLVLSYWAAFNL
- a CDS encoding GNAT family N-acetyltransferase, yielding MIIKTERLVLRPWEEEDAENLYKYAQNPKIGPIAGWPPHKSVEDSLEIINTVFAKNETYAITKNCEAIGSIGLLIHPDGNHYWGDGCGELGYWIGEPFWGEGLVVEASIELLKHGFDDLKLEKIYATFRNDNFQSKRVLEKLGFKFVDTVINEDFTGERFMEVVMVLENQ
- a CDS encoding ADP-ribosylglycohydrolase family protein, whose product is MKIKDGIVGFVVGDALGVPVEFESRNKLKDSPVTEMIGYGTYHQPKGTFSDDSSMILATMDSIIKKGHIDYEDIMDCFSEWCYNGKYTPFGETFDIGITTRKAIANYTKNPPLECGEKDFRDNGNGSLMRILPIAFMDVNKETIKEMSSLTHAHDISKTACVYYCYLVRTILENSEKTLKENIQLTNSKMKEMYKDDDILNIFDSIIDENIFDFSEEDIKSTGYVVDTLEAVIYCLLNNDNYKDTVLAAVNLGGDTDTIAAIAGGVAGIYYGYDSIPKEWIDSITKIDYVLELCEEFEKVIK